A single Arachidicoccus sp. BS20 DNA region contains:
- a CDS encoding S41 family peptidase, whose product MKKTIGCAAIFLLLNTPLWSQTNKINTSTDLSDSVRTSEKYLYEALVNIIEKADYAPPPVNDTLSKEIFDGFIAKLDPEKDIFLQSDIDSLEKYRLVVDDDINNGNPLNFYVAARSLYLKRIAELKNFPFFKNPVDWNPIKQNKKIVNPDSLSWTGNTVERDERRNLLLTYEYLTKLADLQKGYPSPVERSEKAKSSISKKYNHWLTENTTAFNEKEFFAKYVNILCAICDPHTEYQPPVDKRKFDQMMSNAFYGIGAQLGFNDQMDIVIKSVMSGMAAWKSGKVANGSIILAIGQGTAGSWTDVAGLGLQDVVDKIRGAEGTFVRIRIKDANTGNVHDVLLKREKVNVEQGAARSAVIEQKNGKKIGILYLPEFYNDFNNKNGAKSADDVKKQLTYLTGAHIDALLIDLRNNGGGSLSDAIKIAGYFIPSGPVVQVRDSKGNVSILSDEDSSVLYKGPLAIMVNAQSASASEIFTAAMQDYKRAIVIGTNTYGKGTVQRQLPLGIPVNGEPQYGALKLTFEKFYRINGATTQRIGITPDVFLPDVYNYFPLREKDQPYALKSDSVARADYQLYPAETAAVESRAKKFDYRNDSEMIQINAIAEEAAKPIIQRTDFDFIKQQYKVKTERLNKLDSLETLKGSAVMKVIPLGDYQDKDWYKDWIKKISTSREIFDAKSVLFQE is encoded by the coding sequence ATGAAGAAAACAATAGGGTGTGCGGCAATTTTTTTATTGCTAAATACCCCTCTTTGGTCTCAAACAAATAAAATAAATACCTCAACCGATTTATCCGATTCTGTTCGCACAAGCGAGAAATATTTATACGAAGCGCTTGTAAACATCATCGAGAAAGCAGACTACGCGCCGCCTCCCGTAAATGATACATTATCCAAAGAAATTTTTGACGGCTTTATTGCGAAGCTCGATCCGGAAAAAGACATCTTTTTACAGAGCGATATAGATTCTTTGGAAAAATACAGATTGGTTGTTGATGACGATATTAATAACGGCAATCCGCTTAATTTTTATGTTGCGGCAAGAAGTCTGTATTTAAAAAGAATAGCTGAATTGAAAAATTTTCCGTTTTTCAAAAATCCGGTAGACTGGAACCCAATCAAACAAAACAAAAAGATTGTAAATCCCGATTCTTTGTCTTGGACCGGAAATACCGTTGAAAGAGATGAGCGTCGCAATCTGTTATTAACTTATGAGTATTTAACCAAGTTGGCCGATTTGCAAAAAGGCTATCCTTCTCCGGTCGAAAGAAGCGAAAAAGCAAAATCATCCATAAGCAAAAAATACAATCATTGGCTTACGGAAAATACGACGGCATTTAACGAGAAAGAGTTTTTTGCAAAATACGTCAACATACTTTGTGCCATCTGCGATCCGCACACGGAATACCAGCCGCCTGTGGACAAACGAAAATTTGATCAAATGATGAGCAATGCCTTTTACGGCATAGGTGCCCAACTCGGATTTAACGACCAAATGGATATTGTAATAAAATCGGTCATGAGCGGTATGGCTGCCTGGAAAAGCGGTAAAGTTGCAAACGGGAGTATTATATTGGCGATAGGTCAGGGGACTGCCGGAAGCTGGACAGATGTTGCCGGGCTCGGCCTGCAAGATGTTGTCGATAAAATACGCGGAGCCGAAGGTACCTTTGTAAGAATAAGAATTAAAGATGCCAATACCGGAAACGTACACGATGTATTGCTAAAACGAGAAAAAGTGAATGTAGAGCAAGGTGCTGCCAGAAGCGCCGTAATTGAACAAAAGAACGGAAAGAAAATCGGTATCTTATACCTGCCGGAATTTTACAACGATTTCAATAATAAAAACGGAGCCAAAAGTGCCGACGACGTAAAAAAACAACTTACATATTTAACCGGTGCACATATCGATGCCTTGTTGATTGATTTGCGAAACAACGGCGGCGGATCGCTCTCCGACGCCATTAAAATTGCCGGCTATTTTATTCCTTCCGGCCCGGTTGTACAGGTACGCGACAGCAAAGGAAACGTATCCATTCTTTCAGATGAGGATTCTTCCGTTCTATATAAAGGACCGCTGGCAATTATGGTAAACGCACAAAGCGCTTCCGCATCCGAAATATTTACGGCAGCTATGCAGGACTATAAAAGAGCCATTGTTATAGGAACAAATACTTACGGAAAAGGAACCGTACAGCGGCAATTGCCTTTGGGTATTCCTGTCAATGGAGAGCCGCAATACGGAGCGCTCAAACTCACTTTCGAAAAATTTTACAGGATAAACGGCGCCACTACACAGCGTATCGGAATTACGCCGGATGTATTTCTGCCGGATGTTTATAATTATTTCCCGCTCAGAGAAAAAGACCAGCCCTATGCTTTGAAATCAGATTCTGTTGCGCGTGCCGATTACCAACTTTATCCTGCGGAAACGGCGGCTGTTGAATCACGTGCGAAGAAATTTGATTACAGAAATGATTCTGAAATGATTCAAATCAATGCTATAGCAGAAGAGGCTGCAAAACCAATTATTCAACGAACAGATTTTGATTTTATAAAACAGCAATATAAAGTCAAAACGGAAAGGTTGAACAAGCTTGATTCTTTGGAAACCTTAAAAGGTAGTGCTGTAATGAAAGTCATTCCTTTAGGGGATTATCAGGATAAAGACTGGTATAAAGACTGGATAAAAAAAATAAGTACAAGTAGGGAAATTTTTGATGCAAAATCGGTGCTTTTTCAAGAATAA
- a CDS encoding TlpA disulfide reductase family protein, which yields MKHVFFLFFTAFVITANAQQKYFIDGTVYPVPKDLTVHMYYQIPGTGILKHDSSKVVEGKFDFKGDLPAVGLGFLVVLPDGKTLKHYIDEHMSLPKDQIGIYLENGHIKVNVNDKHPEDVVVSGTFNNDAVQEARPLMRKYKHAEADIKKRLAEAEKDSLKSQSIIGDYNQMVKERTVAVGEYVKTHPDALASIDLMKSWVLPTDDLTDAQKFYGYLSDSLKASPNALIYKRIMDAVAKVDINSLAPDFVLKDTAGTEHRLSDYRGKYVLVDFWASWCGPCLREMPNVVEAYKQFKSKNFQILGISLDGGSGNAKEKWENAIEHEGMTWPQLSDLMGWNSTVAKQYMVTSIPMNFLINPEGKIIAKNLRGDDLKNALKKYLGA from the coding sequence ATGAAACATGTTTTTTTTCTGTTTTTTACAGCTTTTGTCATAACCGCAAATGCGCAGCAAAAATATTTTATCGATGGCACTGTATATCCTGTTCCAAAAGATCTAACCGTACATATGTATTATCAAATTCCCGGTACCGGTATATTAAAACACGATTCAAGTAAAGTCGTTGAAGGTAAGTTTGATTTTAAAGGAGATTTGCCTGCGGTTGGGCTGGGATTTCTTGTGGTGCTTCCCGATGGTAAAACACTGAAGCATTATATAGATGAACATATGTCACTACCCAAAGACCAAATAGGTATTTATTTGGAAAACGGGCATATAAAGGTTAATGTAAATGATAAACATCCGGAAGATGTTGTTGTAAGCGGAACATTTAACAATGACGCCGTACAAGAGGCACGCCCTCTAATGAGAAAGTACAAGCACGCCGAAGCAGATATTAAAAAACGTCTTGCAGAAGCGGAGAAGGATTCATTAAAAAGCCAATCCATCATTGGCGATTATAATCAAATGGTAAAAGAGAGAACTGTAGCAGTAGGCGAATATGTAAAAACACATCCGGATGCATTGGCGAGTATTGACCTCATGAAAAGTTGGGTGCTTCCTACAGACGATTTGACTGACGCCCAAAAATTCTACGGCTACTTGAGTGATAGCTTAAAGGCATCTCCGAATGCTTTAATTTACAAAAGAATAATGGATGCGGTTGCAAAGGTCGATATTAATTCGCTTGCACCCGATTTTGTTTTGAAAGATACAGCAGGCACAGAACATCGACTTTCCGACTATAGAGGCAAATACGTGTTAGTCGATTTTTGGGCAAGCTGGTGCGGACCTTGTCTGCGTGAAATGCCGAATGTAGTTGAAGCATATAAACAATTCAAAAGCAAAAACTTTCAGATATTAGGCATATCTCTTGACGGAGGTTCGGGCAATGCCAAAGAAAAATGGGAGAATGCAATTGAGCATGAAGGAATGACTTGGCCGCAATTATCCGATTTGATGGGCTGGAACAGCACCGTAGCAAAGCAATATATGGTTACTTCTATTCCGATGAATTTCCTAATTAATCCCGAAGGAAAAATCATCGCCAAAAACCTGCGTGGAGACGACCTTAAAAATGCATTGAAGAAGTATTTGGGAGCTTAA
- a CDS encoding TlpA family protein disulfide reductase translates to MTKYVFADTSGNTHTLKEFKGKYILVDMWASWCIPCINEFPSLDSLKQEFKGKNIAFVQISCDRQRQRWYNQLYWSKRTGIQFFINGDMKFMQDLKIATIPRYFLIDKNGKLLNGNMPKASDPETKKILLQLKGI, encoded by the coding sequence ATGACAAAGTATGTTTTTGCTGACACATCTGGCAATACCCATACGTTGAAGGAATTTAAAGGAAAATATATTTTGGTGGATATGTGGGCGTCGTGGTGTATTCCGTGTATTAATGAATTTCCGTCGCTCGATTCTTTAAAGCAGGAATTTAAAGGGAAAAATATCGCATTTGTTCAAATCTCCTGTGATCGACAAAGGCAACGCTGGTATAACCAACTGTATTGGTCTAAGAGAACCGGCATTCAATTTTTCATTAACGGCGATATGAAGTTTATGCAGGATTTGAAAATCGCCACAATACCACGATATTTTTTAATTGATAAGAACGGAAAGCTTTTGAACGGAAATATGCCCAAAGCATCTGATCCGGAAACAAAAAAAATTCTTCTGCAATTGAAGGGTATTTAA
- a CDS encoding S1 family peptidase yields MVSVFFSFCFHTKAQYTAAEKEIVQPLKRLADSILSSQAKIFTPKDMENYLKDKKTSRQIVLYKTSSSRKKTLSATEVYKRALYAVGVAAMCTKPSPLHEAAMNPATAFVITPDGICVTNFHVLYAYAHSKTFGGKGVFLVRTGDGETHELKSVLAVSPEDDIAIIQLKSSGEKFPFLKLAVSDASVGDDVYVLGNPEGLFFNFTKGIVSNKYINTIAMPGDNGIAHRNTMVITADFAVGSSGSPILNDKGNVTGIVSSTYVIEQNNTGHPQSQMVIKNVIPVSSIKKLIRKIEAKNN; encoded by the coding sequence ATGGTTAGTGTTTTTTTCTCATTTTGTTTTCATACAAAAGCGCAATATACAGCTGCTGAAAAAGAAATCGTCCAGCCTTTGAAAAGGCTGGCAGATTCGATTCTCTCTTCTCAGGCAAAAATCTTTACGCCGAAAGACATGGAGAATTATCTGAAGGACAAAAAAACGAGTCGGCAAATTGTATTGTATAAAACTTCATCGAGTAGAAAAAAGACACTTAGCGCTACAGAGGTGTATAAACGCGCACTATACGCTGTCGGAGTCGCTGCCATGTGTACGAAACCGAGTCCTTTACACGAAGCAGCGATGAATCCGGCAACAGCATTTGTTATTACTCCTGACGGAATATGCGTTACTAATTTTCATGTGCTGTATGCTTATGCGCATTCTAAAACATTTGGCGGTAAAGGCGTTTTTCTTGTAAGAACCGGCGACGGCGAAACGCATGAATTAAAATCGGTACTGGCTGTTTCGCCCGAAGATGATATTGCCATTATACAGTTGAAAAGCAGCGGGGAAAAATTTCCTTTTCTTAAATTGGCTGTAAGCGATGCATCTGTCGGCGACGATGTTTATGTATTGGGCAATCCCGAAGGTTTGTTTTTCAATTTTACAAAAGGTATCGTTTCCAACAAATATATCAATACCATTGCCATGCCCGGAGATAACGGTATTGCTCACAGAAATACAATGGTAATAACGGCAGATTTTGCAGTAGGTTCAAGTGGCAGCCCAATATTAAATGATAAAGGAAATGTAACCGGAATAGTTTCCAGCACTTATGTAATTGAACAAAATAATACCGGACATCCTCAATCGCAAATGGTCATTAAAAATGTGATTCCGGTTTCTTCTATTAAAAAACTCATCCGTAAAATAGAAGCAAAGAATAATTAA